A genomic region of Candidatus Pseudomonas phytovorans contains the following coding sequences:
- a CDS encoding AAA family ATPase, which translates to MLDERLAHRPIDFDQSIDEGWLNRCGITPLGQEGELSYFRLHDAVTGQSWIAARAPLDAPAACQRLERDYQLELDPQWAVIPSAFVRSAEGPLLVYPAGHAIADLLIEGPAALEPFLDIAVNAATALALAHERNVLHGALQPEHVYLQGTQRVRLGCFRAGPAQLFSEQGTPLGNWAYLAPEQVCPHGSSSDRRSDIYALGAILYQLLLGELPLAGRDTQHWRQLHAGVQPRAACEVDNNVPQPLSRILAKALAKEPDARYQSARALAVDLAHCQRQWASSKTMAAFTPGCADPVAPNRTRLYGRNAEQKAIALMLKGLRRDSTPQALFINGAAGMGKSSLVEAALKSNAHGYWAIGKCNSLGQTVPYAPWVEILGALTTQLLAKNSQDLGTLRREILRRIKGHGRLLGTLAPDLQFILGPLPTLPAKPTRLALQKELRAIVEFLQVFSRPGLPLVLFLDDMQWADDATQQLLAQLLVQAPGNLLLIFARRNDIQAGSAPPAMPAAVRSTTLNLRPLAVGAVAELIGERYHVDPDQTLQLAGLVHDKTAGNPFFINQILRAMVEDQLFTFDTQAMRWSWCLQAVARHRYSDNVADLMIHRLVRLPGPQRDVLRIVSAAGSRCDERLLRQVLAQAPGEPLQVLIGAGFLLPSQKGLGFAHDRVMEAAYQLTPVRERESLHARIAQAMLQVWPEHLHEVLFEVAHQLQSANPRGFAADDCDVFLQLLREAALRARDSGAFAQAAGYLHTAEQLLHHASTLESRATHGFAIAYMAAECDMQLSRIAAAEAQLSECRQRARSALDRARLCRLQAGLFTLQGDYQAAIDSALSGLELLGIGLARGVDRQQVEASHARVLAMIENKGRHCLESLPRTDSEHVEAAIGLLATLSSSFSVQDDLRFLHLTRIMELSLLHGVAPGSTYALAWFGVMIAERFGAYHDGHACCLAALKLIERHGFEVDLTSALLALDQVSAWTSPMESARRTALEAVDSARLSGDLAMGCHARNHLVSDSLFMGRYLPDIAEEVQQGLAVVRGCGYSDIEQTLQAQQGFVASLSGTTCVASATPVNSATTLFFRHLFTGMSAFYLGNIPHALRNLAKAGDNAWAAPAHINLADYHLFRGLALGSPEAPESLAEKLSELRGLRERFGRWASFNPATFRNKLLLIEGVIAKLEGDGLAAIRCFDQAQIAATAAGFIHEQALAHEQLAEVCIPSGLISGANLHLRIARDCFHIWGATGKVHQLETLHPFLRTQPIQETYRATQQARLDLEAGIEAARALSEEVLLEGLIETLMGHLTQHSGADHGALLIVSGAEFQMAALAYIDDAGLHVSMDNCQKFMTQAPLSVINTTMHTRKPLVLNDAQSDCPEAFRQELQARNARSVLCLPLVIQGVLIGLVYLENRLVPNLFGSQRLAMLEILASQAAVSLQTAKFYTRLAEDNQSRAQMEAELRRSRAELARSAHLQVMNELSASIAHEISQPLLGITSNAAASLRWLKRAKPDLEEAIAGLEDIRNDSERAANIVRALRSLAKQSPMQLKAVKPDELIREVVRLTSVDAAKGTVDVQARLQAGVSVMADPVQLQQLVFNLITNGLEALAGYRSDGVLRIASTVVGNGVEICVDDNGPGIAPEEREQVFGAFYTTKSGGMGMGLAICSSVVQAHGGQLQALVSELGGCRIRFTLPVSPA; encoded by the coding sequence ATGCTCGATGAACGCCTCGCTCACAGGCCCATCGATTTTGACCAGTCGATCGACGAGGGCTGGTTGAATCGGTGCGGTATCACACCGCTGGGCCAGGAAGGCGAGCTCAGCTACTTCCGCCTGCACGACGCTGTCACCGGCCAGTCGTGGATCGCTGCGCGTGCTCCACTCGACGCACCGGCCGCTTGCCAGCGCCTGGAGCGTGACTACCAGCTGGAGCTGGACCCGCAGTGGGCGGTAATCCCCTCGGCGTTCGTGCGTTCAGCCGAGGGCCCGCTGCTGGTATACCCGGCCGGCCACGCGATTGCCGACCTGCTGATCGAAGGCCCGGCGGCCCTGGAGCCGTTTCTCGACATCGCGGTCAACGCCGCCACAGCACTGGCACTGGCCCACGAACGCAACGTACTGCATGGCGCCCTGCAACCCGAGCATGTGTACCTGCAGGGCACTCAGCGGGTGCGGCTGGGCTGCTTTCGCGCAGGGCCGGCACAGCTGTTCAGCGAACAGGGCACCCCGCTCGGTAACTGGGCCTACCTGGCGCCGGAGCAAGTCTGCCCACACGGCAGCAGCAGCGACCGGCGTAGCGACATTTATGCCCTGGGCGCGATCCTTTACCAGCTGTTGCTGGGCGAGCTACCGCTGGCGGGGCGCGACACCCAACACTGGCGCCAGCTGCATGCCGGCGTACAGCCCAGGGCAGCCTGCGAAGTGGACAACAACGTGCCGCAGCCTCTGAGCCGGATACTGGCCAAGGCCCTGGCCAAAGAGCCGGACGCCCGATACCAGAGCGCTCGCGCCTTGGCAGTAGACCTCGCCCACTGCCAGCGGCAATGGGCCAGCAGCAAGACCATGGCAGCTTTCACCCCCGGCTGCGCCGACCCGGTCGCCCCCAACCGCACGCGCCTGTATGGCCGCAATGCGGAACAAAAAGCCATCGCCCTGATGCTCAAGGGCCTGCGCCGCGACAGCACGCCACAAGCGTTGTTCATCAACGGTGCCGCCGGCATGGGCAAGTCCAGCCTGGTCGAGGCAGCGCTCAAGAGCAACGCCCACGGCTACTGGGCCATCGGCAAGTGCAATAGCCTGGGCCAGACCGTGCCCTATGCGCCTTGGGTGGAAATCCTCGGCGCATTGACTACTCAGCTGCTGGCGAAGAACAGCCAGGACCTCGGCACCCTGCGCCGCGAGATCTTGCGCCGCATCAAAGGCCACGGCCGGTTGCTGGGCACGCTGGCGCCAGACCTGCAATTCATTCTGGGCCCGCTACCCACGCTGCCAGCAAAACCCACACGCCTTGCGTTGCAGAAGGAGTTAAGGGCAATCGTTGAATTTCTGCAGGTGTTCAGCCGCCCTGGCCTGCCACTGGTACTGTTTCTCGACGACATGCAGTGGGCCGACGACGCTACGCAGCAGCTGCTGGCACAACTGCTCGTACAGGCGCCCGGCAACCTGCTGCTGATCTTTGCCCGGCGCAATGACATACAAGCCGGCAGTGCACCACCTGCCATGCCAGCAGCCGTGCGCAGCACCACCCTGAACCTGCGCCCGCTGGCCGTTGGCGCGGTGGCCGAGCTGATCGGCGAACGCTACCACGTCGATCCCGACCAGACCTTGCAACTGGCCGGGCTGGTGCATGACAAGACCGCCGGCAACCCGTTTTTCATCAACCAGATCCTCAGGGCTATGGTCGAAGACCAGTTGTTCACCTTCGATACCCAGGCCATGCGCTGGTCATGGTGTCTGCAGGCCGTGGCCCGGCACCGCTATTCCGACAATGTCGCCGACCTGATGATCCACCGCCTGGTGCGCCTGCCTGGGCCCCAGCGCGACGTGCTGCGCATCGTCAGCGCGGCGGGCAGCCGATGCGATGAACGCTTGCTCCGCCAGGTTCTTGCACAAGCGCCGGGCGAACCGTTGCAGGTATTGATTGGCGCGGGCTTCCTGCTGCCGAGCCAGAAGGGCCTGGGCTTTGCCCATGACAGGGTGATGGAAGCGGCTTATCAACTTACCCCCGTGCGCGAGCGCGAATCCCTGCATGCACGCATTGCCCAAGCCATGCTCCAGGTCTGGCCAGAGCACTTGCACGAAGTGCTTTTCGAGGTCGCCCACCAGCTGCAAAGCGCCAACCCACGCGGGTTTGCAGCGGATGACTGCGACGTTTTCCTGCAGCTTTTACGAGAGGCAGCATTGCGCGCGCGCGACAGCGGTGCCTTTGCCCAGGCTGCGGGTTACCTGCACACGGCCGAACAGCTGCTGCACCATGCCAGCACGCTGGAAAGCCGCGCCACGCATGGCTTTGCCATCGCCTACATGGCGGCGGAGTGCGACATGCAACTGTCGCGCATCGCCGCGGCCGAAGCCCAGCTCAGCGAGTGCCGGCAGCGCGCGCGTTCGGCGCTGGACCGTGCTCGGCTTTGCAGGTTGCAGGCCGGCCTGTTCACCTTGCAGGGCGACTATCAGGCGGCCATCGACAGCGCCTTGTCAGGCCTGGAGCTACTGGGTATCGGCCTGGCACGGGGCGTCGACCGGCAACAGGTAGAAGCCAGCCATGCCCGTGTGCTCGCCATGATCGAAAACAAGGGTCGCCACTGCCTGGAGTCACTGCCACGCACCGACTCAGAGCACGTGGAGGCGGCGATCGGCCTGCTGGCCACGCTCTCGTCTTCATTCTCCGTGCAGGACGACCTGCGCTTCCTGCACCTGACCAGGATCATGGAGTTGTCGCTGCTGCATGGCGTTGCCCCAGGCAGCACTTACGCCCTGGCCTGGTTCGGGGTGATGATCGCCGAGCGGTTCGGCGCCTACCACGACGGCCATGCCTGTTGCCTGGCTGCGCTGAAGCTGATCGAGCGGCACGGTTTCGAGGTTGACCTGACCAGCGCGCTGCTGGCCCTGGACCAGGTCAGCGCCTGGACCTCGCCGATGGAGTCCGCCCGCCGCACCGCGCTGGAAGCGGTCGACTCGGCGCGCCTTAGCGGCGACCTGGCGATGGGCTGCCATGCCCGCAACCATCTGGTTTCCGACTCGTTGTTCATGGGCCGTTACCTGCCGGATATAGCTGAAGAAGTGCAACAGGGCCTGGCCGTCGTTCGCGGTTGCGGCTACAGCGATATCGAGCAGACCCTGCAGGCTCAGCAGGGGTTCGTCGCGAGCCTGAGCGGCACAACGTGTGTGGCCTCGGCCACGCCGGTCAACTCAGCGACCACGCTGTTCTTCCGGCACCTGTTCACGGGCATGTCTGCCTTCTACCTGGGCAACATTCCACACGCCCTGCGTAACCTGGCCAAGGCCGGTGACAATGCCTGGGCGGCACCTGCGCACATCAACCTCGCCGACTACCACCTGTTCCGCGGCCTGGCCCTGGGCAGCCCGGAGGCCCCCGAAAGCCTGGCCGAGAAACTGAGCGAGCTGCGCGGCTTGCGTGAGCGATTCGGTCGCTGGGCCAGCTTCAACCCGGCCACCTTCCGCAACAAACTGCTGCTGATCGAAGGCGTCATCGCCAAGCTTGAAGGTGACGGTCTGGCCGCCATCCGTTGTTTCGACCAGGCGCAAATCGCCGCCACCGCAGCCGGCTTCATCCACGAGCAGGCCCTGGCCCACGAACAGCTGGCCGAGGTGTGCATCCCTAGCGGCCTGATTTCCGGTGCCAACCTGCACCTGCGCATCGCCCGCGACTGTTTCCATATCTGGGGGGCAACAGGCAAGGTGCACCAGCTGGAGACCCTGCACCCGTTCCTGCGCACCCAGCCCATCCAGGAGACCTACCGCGCTACCCAGCAGGCCAGGCTCGACCTGGAAGCCGGCATCGAAGCCGCGCGGGCGCTGTCCGAAGAAGTGCTGCTCGAAGGCCTGATCGAAACCTTGATGGGCCACCTGACCCAGCACTCCGGCGCCGACCACGGCGCGCTGCTGATCGTCAGCGGTGCCGAATTCCAGATGGCCGCCCTCGCCTACATCGACGATGCCGGGCTGCACGTCAGCATGGACAACTGCCAGAAGTTCATGACCCAGGCACCGCTGTCGGTCATCAATACCACCATGCACACGCGCAAGCCGCTGGTACTCAACGATGCCCAAAGCGACTGCCCCGAGGCTTTCCGCCAAGAGCTGCAAGCGCGCAATGCACGGTCTGTGCTGTGCCTGCCGCTGGTGATTCAGGGCGTACTGATTGGCTTGGTGTATCTGGAGAACCGCCTGGTACCTAACCTGTTCGGCAGCCAGCGCCTGGCCATGCTGGAAATCCTCGCTTCGCAGGCGGCGGTATCGCTGCAGACCGCCAAGTTCTATACGCGCCTGGCCGAAGACAACCAGAGCCGCGCACAAATGGAAGCCGAATTGCGCCGCTCACGTGCAGAGCTGGCGCGCAGTGCGCACCTGCAGGTGATGAATGAGCTGTCGGCGTCCATCGCCCACGAGATCAGCCAGCCACTGCTGGGCATTACCTCCAACGCCGCCGCCAGCCTGCGCTGGCTGAAGCGTGCCAAGCCCGATCTGGAAGAGGCAATTGCCGGCCTGGAAGACATCCGCAACGACAGCGAACGCGCCGCCAACATCGTGCGTGCACTGCGCTCGCTGGCCAAGCAGTCGCCGATGCAACTCAAGGCCGTGAAGCCGGACGAGTTGATCCGCGAGGTGGTGCGTTTGACTTCGGTCGATGCCGCCAAGGGCACGGTAGACGTGCAGGCACGCTTGCAAGCGGGGGTGAGCGTAATGGCCGACCCGGTGCAGTTGCAGCAGTTGGTGTTCAACCTGATCACCAATGGCCTGGAGGCGCTGGCGGGGTATCGCAGTGATGGCGTACTGCGGATTGCATCGACGGTGGTTGGGAATGGGGTGGAGATCTGTGTAGACGACAACGGACCAGGGATTGCACCCGAGGAGCGGGAGCAGGTATTCGGGGCGTTCTACACCACCAAGAGCGGTGGCATGGGGATGGGCCTGGCGATCTGCAGTTCGGTGGTGCAGGCCCATGGTGGGCAGCTGCAGGCGCTGGTGTCGGAACTTGGCGGGTGCCGGATTCGTTTCACCCTGCCTGTGAGTCCTGCTTAG
- a CDS encoding response regulator yields the protein MIRIGNAQVSLERREVFLDGKPILLGGRAFEVLATLIRAKGRVVGKDELFSQVWAGTVVEDNNLQVQVSLLRKAFGDRGLIQTVPRRGYRLAAELSFDVPCQALGPSPFCPAADNLEPLDDSTRVPVLVVDDDPSVRTALGRLLRSQDIPHHVFASAEALFDARLETPYACLLLDMHLSDTTGLEVQDALRRLALPWPIVFMTGFGTIPMTVQAMRAGAVEFLTKPFDEDQLLTLLQGVRHRALADGRKWRHARQVEEKYQCLTPRERQVFSLVVDGLSHKQIARQIGTSEVTTKVHKKNIMNKMQSRSLIELVAMHNVIGARPEGLGGA from the coding sequence ATGATCCGAATAGGCAATGCCCAAGTGTCGCTGGAGCGGCGAGAAGTGTTTCTCGACGGCAAGCCGATCCTGCTGGGCGGGCGCGCATTCGAGGTATTGGCCACGCTGATCAGGGCCAAGGGCCGGGTGGTCGGCAAGGATGAGCTGTTCAGCCAGGTATGGGCCGGCACGGTGGTTGAGGACAACAACCTGCAGGTGCAGGTGTCCTTGCTGCGTAAAGCTTTTGGCGACCGCGGGCTGATTCAGACTGTGCCGCGTCGGGGTTACCGGCTGGCCGCCGAGCTCAGCTTCGATGTCCCTTGCCAGGCGCTGGGGCCATCACCGTTTTGTCCCGCCGCCGACAACCTTGAACCGTTGGATGACAGCACTCGAGTGCCGGTGCTGGTGGTGGACGACGACCCGTCGGTACGTACGGCGCTGGGCCGCCTGCTGCGCTCACAGGATATCCCGCACCATGTGTTTGCCAGTGCCGAGGCGTTGTTCGACGCCCGCCTGGAAACGCCCTATGCCTGCCTCCTGCTGGACATGCACCTGTCTGACACCACCGGGCTGGAAGTGCAAGACGCGTTGCGCCGGCTGGCGCTGCCCTGGCCGATCGTGTTCATGACTGGCTTCGGCACCATCCCGATGACGGTGCAGGCCATGCGAGCCGGTGCTGTAGAGTTTCTGACCAAGCCATTTGACGAAGACCAACTGCTGACGCTGCTGCAGGGCGTGCGGCACAGGGCCTTGGCCGATGGGCGCAAATGGCGGCATGCGCGGCAGGTCGAGGAAAAATACCAGTGCCTGACCCCGCGTGAGCGCCAGGTATTCTCGCTGGTGGTCGATGGCTTGTCGCACAAGCAGATCGCCAGGCAGATCGGCACCAGCGAAGTGACAACCAAGGTGCACAAGAAGAACATCATGAACAAGATGCAGTCCCGCTCGCTGATCGAACTGGTGGCCATGCACAACGTTATCGGTGCGCGGCCTGAGGGCCTGGGCGGCGCATGA
- a CDS encoding response regulator encodes MNRWVCIVDDDASVRKSLANLLRSAGFETLSFATAAAFLGSDLAWQAGCVLLDLKMQGMGGLDVQRALAGQGRCLPVICMSAHWDDGAVHSAMSLGALACLGKPFSEEVLLKAVEEALAGKA; translated from the coding sequence ATGAACAGATGGGTGTGCATCGTCGACGACGATGCTTCGGTGCGCAAAAGCCTGGCCAACCTGCTGCGTTCAGCCGGGTTCGAGACCTTGTCGTTTGCTACAGCGGCTGCGTTCCTTGGGTCGGATCTGGCTTGGCAGGCGGGTTGCGTGTTGCTCGACCTGAAGATGCAGGGGATGGGTGGGCTGGACGTTCAACGAGCGCTGGCGGGGCAGGGGCGGTGCTTGCCAGTGATCTGCATGTCGGCGCATTGGGACGATGGCGCGGTGCATTCGGCGATGAGCCTTGGGGCGTTGGCCTGCCTGGGTAAGCCGTTCTCTGAAGAGGTATTGCTTAAGGCGGTTGAGGAGGCTTTGGCTGGCAAAGCCTGA
- a CDS encoding YifB family Mg chelatase-like AAA ATPase produces the protein MSLALVHSRAQVGVQAPAVSVETHLANGLPHLTLVGLPETTVKESKDRVRSAIVNSGLNYPQRRITQNLAPADLPKDGGRYDLAIALGILAADGQVPAASLAEVECLGELALSGKLRAVQGVLPAALAAREAGRSLVVPRENAEEASLAGGLVVYAAGHLLELVAHLNGQVPLPPYAANGLILHQRPYPDLSEVQGQIAAKRALMLAAAGAHNLLFTGPPGTGKTLLASRLPGLLPPLDEHEALEVAAIQSVSGHTPLSSWPQRPFRHPHHSASGPALVGGSSRPQPGEITLAHHGVLFLDELPEFERRVLEVLREPLESGEIVIARARDKVRFPARFQLVAAMNPCPCGYLGDPTGRCRCSTEQIARYRNKLSGPLLDRIDLHLTVARESTTLNNQPCGETSADVAARVAQAREVQQRRQGCVNAFLDLEGLRRHCPLAAADQAWLENACERLTLSLRAAHRLLKVARTLADLEGCEAIGRPHLAEALQYRPGSS, from the coding sequence ATGTCCCTAGCCCTCGTTCACAGCCGCGCCCAGGTGGGTGTACAGGCACCGGCGGTCAGCGTCGAAACTCACCTGGCCAACGGCCTGCCCCATCTCACCCTGGTCGGCCTGCCAGAAACCACGGTCAAGGAAAGCAAGGACCGGGTACGCAGTGCCATCGTCAATTCCGGGCTGAACTACCCACAACGGCGCATTACCCAGAACCTGGCCCCCGCCGACTTGCCCAAGGATGGCGGGCGCTATGACCTGGCCATCGCTCTGGGCATACTTGCCGCCGACGGCCAGGTGCCAGCGGCCAGCCTCGCCGAGGTCGAGTGCCTGGGCGAACTGGCGTTGTCTGGCAAATTGCGTGCGGTGCAGGGCGTACTGCCGGCGGCACTGGCGGCACGGGAGGCGGGCCGGTCGCTGGTGGTTCCACGTGAGAACGCCGAGGAGGCCAGCCTGGCCGGCGGGCTGGTGGTGTATGCAGCAGGGCACCTGCTGGAGCTGGTCGCCCACCTGAACGGCCAGGTGCCGCTACCGCCATACGCTGCCAACGGTTTGATCCTGCATCAACGCCCCTACCCTGACCTGAGCGAGGTGCAGGGCCAAATTGCGGCCAAGCGCGCATTGATGCTGGCGGCGGCTGGGGCGCACAACTTGCTGTTCACCGGGCCACCCGGCACCGGCAAGACCTTGCTCGCCAGCCGCCTGCCCGGGCTGCTGCCACCGCTGGACGAGCACGAGGCGCTGGAAGTGGCGGCGATCCAGTCGGTCAGCGGGCATACACCGCTGAGCAGCTGGCCGCAGCGACCGTTTCGCCACCCCCACCACTCTGCGTCCGGGCCGGCCCTGGTCGGGGGCAGCAGCCGGCCACAACCGGGCGAAATCACCTTGGCCCACCATGGCGTTCTGTTTCTGGATGAATTGCCAGAGTTTGAACGGCGTGTGCTGGAAGTGCTGCGCGAACCGTTGGAATCGGGCGAGATCGTGATTGCCAGGGCCCGCGACAAGGTGCGCTTTCCGGCGCGCTTTCAGCTGGTGGCGGCGATGAACCCATGCCCTTGCGGTTACCTGGGCGACCCTACTGGCCGCTGCCGCTGCAGCACCGAGCAGATCGCGCGGTACCGCAACAAGCTGTCGGGGCCGCTGCTGGACCGCATCGACCTGCACCTGACCGTGGCCCGCGAAAGCACCACGCTGAACAACCAGCCCTGTGGTGAGACCAGTGCCGATGTGGCAGCCCGGGTGGCGCAGGCGCGTGAAGTACAGCAGCGTCGCCAGGGGTGTGTGAATGCGTTTCTCGACCTTGAGGGGTTACGCCGCCATTGCCCATTGGCGGCGGCGGACCAGGCGTGGCTGGAGAACGCTTGCGAGCGGTTGACCTTGTCGTTGCGGGCAGCGCACCGGTTGTTGAAAGTGGCGCGGACACTGGCGGACCTGGAGGGTTGTGAAGCGATTGGCCGGCCACATCTGGCCGAGGCCCTGCAGTACCGGCCGGGGAGCAGTTAG
- a CDS encoding DUF4034 domain-containing protein, with translation MQTLTRTRQIIRELVQANSFIELTRFFDCLEVQWRQAPPGEFPAYLAAIEGHMLVDFENQNDRALSQVLKAWIDACPKAYHPQVVMGMHCLHRACQVQAGGPHNAARLLAVEQMCETATAHLLRAMDRCAQPVAAAIGMLRVSAQLREPGWLNELFEGQPARFRPSAHADVEVQEAAAPLLVRHGLLPLAELPQALPACLSRRVDHENAAPRYYWLRHALVARPGCFEAIQALAVYLLPRWGASFDALELLANGPLCETWDEALRNALRWMAVEERLKLPHADQLQAVVDWQQLFDTWLQRPLRPRESAVVLAWRGALRSSALQDHAGGMRDFAASMACNADHGAIPAMGEPFRCLVGLILRDGMADDLQLLRTAIERLCEGGSHAGACAMRAAGHRFGLWGLPRSAEQARLWSQMAVTRQRARQAPGFEVLAVARLLWAANRHEVACYLYERCAEMSLPGAALGLYELHSGGLGNTPSHYLDDEAAGYWLQRAVEAGSRQAKYNLACLRMDGDEDLNERSAMLAVRRLLVDALGNAQTNARARLHLGILLRQFGEAQERAEAVAYLSSLVEHPDAWVAGRASAELGLAWMQGRGTRKQSRFAAIEWANRAVTLQPGDPAIEDIQAEILNSHNRMKTLVTQCGAALFRGTLHASELPPKQLCAS, from the coding sequence GTGCAAACGCTCACCCGCACGCGCCAGATCATTCGCGAACTGGTGCAGGCCAATTCTTTCATTGAGCTCACCCGCTTTTTCGACTGCCTTGAGGTGCAATGGCGCCAAGCCCCGCCCGGGGAGTTTCCGGCCTACCTGGCAGCCATCGAAGGGCACATGCTGGTTGACTTCGAAAACCAGAATGACAGGGCCCTGAGCCAGGTGCTCAAAGCCTGGATTGACGCCTGCCCCAAGGCTTACCACCCACAGGTGGTAATGGGCATGCACTGCTTGCACCGGGCCTGTCAGGTGCAGGCTGGTGGCCCACACAACGCGGCGCGCTTGCTGGCCGTCGAGCAAATGTGTGAAACCGCGACCGCACACCTTTTGCGCGCAATGGACCGCTGCGCACAACCCGTGGCAGCGGCCATTGGCATGCTGCGTGTCAGTGCGCAGTTGCGCGAGCCTGGCTGGTTGAACGAACTGTTTGAGGGGCAGCCTGCGCGCTTCAGGCCCAGTGCCCATGCCGATGTGGAGGTACAGGAAGCTGCAGCGCCATTACTGGTCCGGCACGGGCTGTTGCCGCTGGCTGAGCTGCCCCAGGCGTTGCCGGCGTGCCTGAGCAGGCGTGTCGACCACGAAAACGCAGCACCACGCTATTACTGGTTGCGCCATGCACTCGTGGCCCGCCCCGGTTGCTTTGAAGCCATCCAGGCGCTCGCGGTTTACCTGCTGCCCCGTTGGGGCGCCAGCTTCGATGCGCTAGAGCTGCTGGCCAATGGGCCGTTGTGCGAGACGTGGGACGAAGCGTTGCGCAATGCGTTGCGCTGGATGGCCGTCGAAGAACGGCTGAAGCTGCCGCATGCCGACCAGTTGCAGGCCGTTGTCGATTGGCAGCAACTGTTCGATACCTGGTTGCAGCGCCCGCTAAGGCCCAGGGAAAGCGCTGTCGTGCTGGCTTGGCGAGGCGCGCTACGTAGCAGTGCCTTGCAAGACCATGCCGGTGGTATGCGCGATTTCGCCGCAAGCATGGCATGTAACGCTGATCACGGCGCCATCCCTGCGATGGGCGAGCCGTTTCGCTGTTTGGTCGGGTTGATACTGCGCGATGGCATGGCAGATGACCTTCAACTGCTGCGCACTGCCATCGAGCGCCTGTGTGAAGGCGGCTCGCATGCTGGGGCCTGTGCAATGCGAGCTGCCGGGCACCGCTTCGGCCTGTGGGGGCTGCCACGCTCGGCCGAGCAGGCCAGGCTATGGTCGCAGATGGCGGTGACGCGCCAGCGCGCGCGGCAGGCCCCAGGCTTCGAGGTGCTCGCGGTGGCGCGGCTGCTGTGGGCTGCCAACAGGCACGAGGTGGCGTGTTACCTGTATGAGCGCTGTGCCGAGATGAGCCTGCCTGGGGCTGCCCTCGGCCTGTACGAGCTGCACAGCGGCGGCCTGGGCAATACCCCGTCGCATTATCTGGATGACGAGGCGGCGGGGTATTGGCTGCAACGTGCAGTGGAAGCGGGCAGCAGGCAGGCCAAGTACAACCTCGCCTGCCTGCGCATGGATGGCGATGAGGACCTGAATGAGCGAAGCGCCATGCTGGCGGTCAGGCGCCTGCTGGTCGACGCGTTGGGCAATGCGCAGACCAATGCCCGCGCGCGTTTGCACCTGGGGATTCTATTGCGCCAGTTTGGTGAAGCGCAGGAGCGGGCCGAAGCGGTCGCCTACCTGTCGAGCCTGGTCGAGCACCCGGACGCGTGGGTTGCCGGGCGCGCCAGCGCCGAACTGGGGCTGGCCTGGATGCAGGGGCGCGGCACCCGCAAGCAGAGCCGGTTTGCAGCCATCGAATGGGCCAATCGTGCGGTTACCTTGCAGCCGGGGGATCCGGCCATTGAAGATATCCAGGCCGAGATCCTCAACTCACACAACCGGATGAAGACGCTGGTTACCCAGTGTGGTGCAGCCC